Proteins encoded within one genomic window of Prauserella marina:
- a CDS encoding HelD family protein has translation MSEPRVRRAEIAIEQSHVDRVYTRLAELRSQAEAMRAKGYEIGHGAAREAVFEQASMLFERDMMVFHANQTLQTLDAEYEGLVFGKLDHASSEPVYVGRLGIRDAEFDNLVTDWRAPAAAAFYQATAEAPMDVVRRRVIRCSGRNVLDVDDDVLMPEAVPPGMNVVGEGALMAALGRSRGEQMRDIVATIQKEQDEVIRAPWRGVTEITGGPGTGKTAVALHRAAYLLYRYRRQLGGAGVLVVGPSGVFTNYISRVLPSMGETNVDLRALGQVLDGIEGTRHDSAALAAVKGSLRMRKVLLKALRDTPPGAPTELRIVYRGEVLKLGGKELERVRRKVHTHGGPPNRSRVRAAEALLDALADKAEEHAKADGKSFDRAELITDLGERIDFHRFLVVWWPVLYPAEVLRWLGDERRAARAAKPLLNSTETGMLARSLSGRTGDWSVADIALLDELRVLLGPPPKRRRRQRLELDAEPVRGNTGSGARQRPEHYDEYSHIVVDESQDLSPMQWRMIGRRGKYASWTVVGDPVQSSWPDPSEARRARDQAFGQRTEHRRYTLRTNYRNSAEIFDLAAKVVEGHAESDDLPRAVRATGLTPQVQTIEKATAEAEVQTAAKELLGAVEGTVGVICAMDRVGEVTGWLTGLAEDRLKVVGSLESKGLEYDAVVLLDPTELITESLTGRRVLYVALTRATQQLTVLASDADWLPGDS, from the coding sequence GTGTCGGAACCTCGGGTCAGACGGGCCGAGATCGCCATCGAACAGTCCCACGTCGACCGCGTATACACGCGGCTTGCCGAGCTGCGCAGCCAGGCGGAAGCCATGCGCGCCAAGGGATACGAGATCGGTCACGGTGCCGCGCGCGAAGCCGTTTTCGAGCAGGCTTCGATGCTCTTCGAGCGCGACATGATGGTGTTTCACGCCAATCAGACGTTGCAGACGCTCGACGCCGAGTACGAGGGGCTCGTTTTCGGCAAGCTAGACCACGCCTCTTCCGAGCCCGTCTACGTCGGCAGGCTCGGCATCAGGGACGCGGAGTTCGACAACCTCGTCACCGACTGGCGGGCTCCAGCGGCGGCCGCGTTCTACCAGGCCACCGCCGAGGCACCGATGGACGTGGTGCGCCGCAGGGTCATTCGCTGCTCGGGACGGAACGTGCTCGACGTCGACGACGACGTGCTCATGCCGGAAGCGGTACCACCCGGCATGAACGTCGTCGGCGAGGGCGCGCTGATGGCCGCGCTCGGCAGGTCCCGAGGCGAGCAGATGCGCGACATCGTCGCCACGATCCAGAAGGAACAGGACGAGGTCATCAGGGCGCCATGGCGCGGGGTGACCGAGATCACCGGCGGGCCCGGTACCGGGAAAACGGCCGTCGCGCTGCACAGGGCGGCCTACCTGTTGTACCGCTACCGCAGGCAACTCGGCGGCGCCGGAGTGCTCGTCGTCGGCCCGTCCGGCGTCTTCACGAACTACATCTCGCGGGTGCTGCCCTCGATGGGCGAGACGAACGTCGACCTGCGCGCGCTCGGTCAGGTACTCGACGGCATCGAGGGCACGCGGCACGATTCCGCCGCGCTCGCCGCCGTCAAGGGCTCGCTGCGCATGCGCAAGGTGCTGCTGAAGGCGCTGAGGGACACGCCGCCCGGGGCGCCGACCGAGCTGCGCATCGTCTACCGCGGCGAGGTACTCAAGCTCGGCGGCAAGGAACTGGAGCGGGTGCGCCGCAAGGTGCACACCCACGGTGGCCCGCCGAACCGTTCCCGGGTCCGGGCCGCCGAAGCACTGCTCGACGCGCTCGCCGACAAGGCCGAGGAGCACGCGAAGGCCGACGGCAAGAGCTTCGACCGCGCCGAGCTGATCACCGATCTCGGCGAGCGCATCGACTTCCACCGGTTTCTCGTCGTGTGGTGGCCGGTGCTCTACCCGGCGGAAGTACTGCGCTGGCTCGGCGACGAGCGAAGGGCAGCCCGCGCGGCCAAACCACTGCTGAACTCCACCGAGACCGGCATGCTCGCCAGGTCGCTTTCCGGGCGGACCGGCGACTGGTCCGTCGCCGACATCGCCCTGCTCGACGAACTGCGCGTGCTGCTCGGTCCCCCGCCCAAACGCCGCCGCAGGCAACGGCTGGAACTGGACGCCGAACCGGTGCGCGGCAACACCGGCTCCGGCGCGAGGCAGCGGCCGGAGCACTACGACGAGTACTCGCACATCGTCGTCGACGAATCGCAGGACCTCTCCCCCATGCAGTGGCGCATGATCGGCAGGCGCGGGAAGTACGCGAGCTGGACGGTCGTCGGCGACCCCGTGCAGAGTTCGTGGCCGGACCCTTCCGAGGCGCGGCGGGCGCGGGATCAGGCTTTCGGGCAGCGCACCGAGCACCGCAGGTACACGTTGCGCACGAACTATCGCAACTCGGCCGAGATCTTCGATCTCGCGGCAAAAGTGGTGGAGGGACACGCCGAGAGCGACGACCTGCCGCGCGCGGTGCGCGCGACGGGACTGACCCCGCAGGTGCAGACCATCGAGAAGGCAACGGCGGAAGCCGAGGTGCAGACCGCGGCGAAGGAACTGCTCGGCGCCGTCGAGGGCACCGTCGGCGTGATCTGCGCCATGGACAGGGTCGGTGAGGTGACGGGCTGGCTCACCGGGCTGGCCGAGGACCGGCTCAAGGTCGTCGGCAGCCTTGAATCGAAGGGGCTCGAATACGACGCCGTCGTGCTGCTCGACCCCACCGAGCTGATCACGGAATCGCTCACCGGCAGGCGAGTGCTGTACGTGGCGCTGACGAGGGCGACCCAGCAGCTCACCGTGCTCGCCTCGGACGCGGACTGGCTGCCTGGCGATTCGTGA
- the rsmD gene encoding 16S rRNA (guanine(966)-N(2))-methyltransferase RsmD, which translates to MTRIVAGKAGGRRLRVPPKGTRPTSERVREALFNALDVAGELDGASVLDLYAGSGALGFEALSRGARKVLFVESDRKAVEVLRANADAIGLGGTVRHGKVDSVVGERAAKAFDLVVADPPYAVDSGSLATVLGALVDNGWLADGALVIVERATREGEPPWPEALRGLRVKRYGDTALFWAEYCVTSRA; encoded by the coding sequence GTGACCAGGATCGTCGCGGGGAAGGCCGGTGGCCGCAGGCTTCGCGTACCGCCGAAGGGCACGCGGCCGACCTCGGAACGCGTGCGGGAGGCGCTGTTCAACGCACTCGACGTCGCGGGTGAGCTCGACGGTGCCTCGGTGCTCGACCTGTACGCGGGCTCGGGCGCGCTGGGATTCGAGGCCCTGTCCAGGGGCGCGCGGAAGGTGCTGTTCGTCGAATCCGACCGGAAGGCGGTCGAGGTACTGCGGGCCAACGCCGACGCGATCGGTCTCGGCGGCACCGTACGGCACGGCAAGGTGGACAGCGTCGTCGGCGAGCGCGCGGCGAAGGCGTTCGACCTCGTCGTCGCCGATCCGCCGTATGCGGTGGATTCCGGCTCGCTGGCCACCGTGCTCGGTGCCCTCGTGGACAACGGCTGGCTCGCCGATGGCGCGCTGGTGATCGTGGAGCGGGCCACGCGAGAGGGCGAACCGCCGTGGCCGGAGGCACTGCGCGGGCTGAGGGTGAAGCGCTACGGGGACACCGCTTTGTTCTGGGCCGAGTACTGCGTCACATCTCGCGCATGA
- the coaD gene encoding pantetheine-phosphate adenylyltransferase, protein MRRAVCPGSYDPATNGHLDIIVRAAELFDEVVVAVLINKKKQGLFTIEERIEMLRETTEQLPNVRIDSWHGLLVDYCRQHDIAAIAKGLRSVSDFDYELQMAQMNRELSGVETLLMSNNPAFSFLSSSLVKEVATYGGDVSQMVPAVVYKRLTERLALNPER, encoded by the coding sequence ATGCGCCGAGCGGTCTGTCCCGGTTCCTACGATCCAGCGACCAATGGACACCTCGACATCATCGTGAGAGCGGCGGAGCTCTTCGACGAGGTCGTCGTCGCCGTGCTCATCAACAAGAAGAAGCAGGGCCTTTTCACGATCGAAGAGCGCATCGAGATGCTGCGCGAGACGACCGAGCAGCTGCCGAACGTGCGCATCGATTCCTGGCACGGGCTGCTCGTCGACTATTGCAGGCAGCACGACATCGCCGCCATCGCCAAGGGACTCCGCTCGGTCAGCGACTTCGACTACGAGTTGCAGATGGCGCAGATGAACAGGGAACTCTCCGGGGTGGAGACCCTGCTGATGTCGAACAACCCCGCCTTCAGCTTCCTGTCGAGTTCGCTGGTGAAGGAAGTCGCGACCTACGGTGGCGACGTTTCGCAGATGGTGCCCGCCGTGGTGTACAAGCGGCTCACCGAACGACTGGCGTTGAACCCCGAGCGGTAG
- a CDS encoding ribonuclease domain-containing protein, translating to MITKSRYGAKMANYRSRVVLVLVALVAALLGGGSAFAAPTVSQVSPAPLAECGDTSGFTEVPLADLPAEATDTYELIEAGGPYPYPQDGTVFQNREGLLPGCEQGYYHEFTVETPGSPDRGARRIVTGSGGEFFYTSDHYESFDLIITP from the coding sequence ATGATCACGAAATCCCGTTACGGTGCGAAAATGGCCAACTACCGTTCTCGCGTCGTCCTGGTCCTCGTGGCGCTCGTCGCCGCGCTGCTCGGCGGAGGGAGCGCGTTCGCGGCTCCCACGGTGTCCCAGGTGTCTCCGGCTCCGCTGGCCGAGTGCGGCGACACGTCGGGGTTCACCGAGGTACCGCTGGCCGATCTGCCTGCCGAGGCCACGGACACCTACGAACTCATCGAAGCGGGCGGACCGTATCCCTACCCCCAGGACGGGACCGTCTTCCAGAACAGGGAAGGGCTGCTTCCCGGCTGCGAGCAGGGTTATTACCACGAATTCACCGTCGAGACGCCGGGAAGTCCAGACAGGGGCGCGCGGCGCATCGTCACCGGCTCGGGCGGCGAGTTCTTCTACACCAGCGACCACTACGAGAGCTTCGATCTGATCATCACCCCGTGA
- a CDS encoding DivIVA domain-containing protein gives MYRVFEALDELVTIVEEARGVPMTSSCVVPRGDALELLDDIRDALPGDVDDAQDVLDKRDEIVHKARAEAESTVNSANAEAERTVAEANAEAERLIAEARARAEQMIADARDEAERTVTSGEAEYRDLTDRSRAESERMIQAGRDAYDRAVEEGRHEQARLVAQTEVVQAAHGEAARIVDEAHAEADRQRSDCDGYVDGKLAEFSELLATTLRTVDSGRNHLRGSAHLSGGRGTVYDYQAH, from the coding sequence GTGTACCGGGTGTTCGAGGCTCTCGACGAGCTCGTCACAATCGTGGAGGAGGCTCGGGGTGTCCCGATGACCTCAAGCTGTGTCGTGCCACGCGGTGACGCACTGGAACTGCTCGACGACATCCGCGACGCGCTGCCCGGCGACGTCGACGATGCCCAGGACGTGCTCGACAAGCGCGACGAGATCGTGCACAAGGCCCGCGCCGAGGCGGAGAGCACCGTCAACTCGGCCAACGCCGAAGCCGAACGGACCGTGGCCGAGGCCAACGCCGAAGCCGAACGGCTCATCGCGGAAGCCCGCGCCCGCGCCGAGCAGATGATCGCCGACGCCCGCGACGAGGCCGAGCGCACCGTGACGTCCGGCGAGGCCGAGTACCGCGATCTGACCGATCGCTCGCGCGCCGAGTCGGAACGCATGATCCAGGCCGGAAGGGACGCCTACGACAGGGCCGTCGAGGAGGGCAGGCACGAGCAGGCGAGGCTCGTCGCCCAGACCGAGGTCGTTCAGGCCGCGCACGGCGAGGCCGCCCGCATCGTCGACGAGGCGCACGCGGAGGCCGACCGGCAGCGCTCCGACTGCGACGGCTACGTCGACGGCAAGCTCGCCGAGTTCTCCGAACTGCTCGCCACCACGCTGCGCACCGTCGACTCCGGTCGCAATCATCTTCGCGGTTCGGCGCACCTCAGCGGTGGTCGCGGAACGGTCTACGACTACCAGGCGCACTGA